GCGTAACAGCTCACTGGTCTAAATAAGGGGTTCCGCGCCGAAAATGTACCGGGGCTCAAGCCATACACCGAAACTGCGGGTGTGCGTAAGCACGCGGTAGCGGAGCGTTCTGTAAGTCTGCGAAGGGATACCCGTGAGGGGTCCTGGAGATATCAGAAGTGCGAATGCTGACATGAGTAACGATAAAGCGGGTGAGAGACCCGCTCGCCGAAAGTCCAAGGGTTCCTGCGCAACGCTAATCGGCGCAGGGTTAGCCGGCCCCTAAGGCGAGGCCGAAAGGCGTAGTCGATGGGAATGCAGTTAATATTCTGCAGCTTGGTGGTAGTGACGGATGCCGTGTGTTGTATCTCCTTATTGGATTGGGGGTGCAGCGAAGGTGTTCCAGGAAATAGCTCCACCGTATAAACCGTACCCGAAACCGACACAGGTGGACTGGTAGAGCATACCAAGGCGCTTGAGAGAACTATGCTGAAGGAACTCGGCAAAATGCTCCCGTAAGTTCGCGAGAAGGGAGACCTCAGTTCGGGCAACCGGATTGGGGTGGCACAGACCAGGGGGTGGCGACTGTTTATCAAAAACACAGGGCTCTGCGAAGTCGCAAGACGACGTATAGGGTCTGACGCCTGCCCGGTGCTGGAAGGTTAAGAGGAGGTGTGCAAGCACCGAATTGAAGCCCCAGTAAACGGCGGCCGTAACTATAACGGTCCTAAGGTAGCGAAATTCCTTGTCGGGTAAGTTCCGACCTGCACGAATGGCGTAACGACTTCCCCGCTGTCTCCAGCATAGACTCAGTGAAATTGAATTCCCCGTGAAGATGCGGGGTTCCTGCGGTCAGACGGAAAGACCCCGTGCACCTTTACTACAGCTTCACACTGGTATTCGTCACGACATGTGTAGGATAGGTGGTAGACGTCGAAGCAAGGGCGCCAGCTCTTGTGGAGTCATCCTTGAAATACCACCCTTGTCGTCATGGATATCTAACCGCGGTACAACAATATCCGGGACCGTGTGTGGCGGGTAGTTTGACTGGGGCGGTCGCCTCCCAAATGGTAACGGAGGCGCGCGAAGGTGGGCTCAGAGCGGTCGGAAATCGCTCGTTGAGTGCAATGGCATAAGCCTGCCTGACTGCGAGACTGACAAGTCGAGCAGAGTCGAAAGACGGCCATAGTGATCCGGTGGTCCCTCGTGGAAGGGCCATCGCTCAACGGATAAAAGGTACGCCGGGGATAACAGGCTGATGATGCCCAAGAGTCCATATCGACGGCATTGTTTGGCACCTCGATGTCGACTCATCACATCCTGGGGCTGGAGCAGGTCCCAAGGGTTTGGCTGTTCGCCAATTAAAGTGGTACGTGAGTTGGGTTCAGAACGTCGCGAGACAGTTCGGTCCCTATCTGCCGTGGGTGTAGGAGAATTGAGAGGATCTGTCCCTAGTACGAGAGGACCGGGATGGACGTACCTCTGGTGGACCTGTTGTGGCGCCAGCCGCATTGCAGGGTAGCTATGTACGGAAGGGATAACCGCTGAAAGCATCTAAGCGGGAAACCCACCTCAAAACCAGTTCTCCCTGAAGAGCCGTGGAAGACCACCACGTCGATAGGAAGCGTGTGGAAGTGTGGCAACACATGAAGCTTAGCTTTACTAATAGCTCGTTCGGCTTGATCGCTCTCATTAATCAATGTTCATCTTTTAGATGCGCTCCGCGCATCTAAAAGATCATCTTAAGTGCGCTATCGTCCTTTGGACTACTTGAGCGCGCCTGAAATGATCAAAAACAAGACCAGTTTTACCCCTCATGGAAACACAGTTCGAAGCGAAAGCTTCGCAAGGCCAAGCGGCCGTCGTCCGGTCAGGACGCGCTCCCGCAGGCCAGCGCTTGAAAAGCGCGGTGCGGCCGTGAGGGAATAGCAAACTGCGCTTCGCCGGCCTGGTGGCCACTGCGGGGAGCCCCCACCCGATCCCATCCCGAACTCGGCCGTGAAACTCCCCAGCGCCAATGGTACTGCATCTTAAGGTGTGGGAGAGTAGGTCGCCGCCAGGCCTGCAAATCGCAGTTTGTTGCTCAACGATGAAACCTCTTGCCGGTCAATCCGGATCCCAGCACCTCATAGCTCAACGCACCAGGGTGCTGGCACCATGGAGCAGACCCGTTTGCCCGAAGGCGAAAGCCGAGGACAAACAAAGCAAAAATGTCCGGGCACAAAAAAAGCCCCTCCTGGATACTTCGGTAACCCGGAACCAAAAAATAACGCGGGATGGAGCAGCCCGGTAGCTCGTCAGGCTCATAACCTGAAGGTCGCAGGTTCAAATCCTGCTCCCGCAACCAACAAATAACCCGGCCACAAGCCGGGCTTTTTTGTTGGTAACGGATACAGATTTTAACATGACCGGGGCCCCACAAGGAGGGCAAAGCCCGACGCAACCGGGCAGAAAACAATCAAAGCCTGCTCACAAAACCAAATCAAAAAAGCCCGCTCGGTTCATGCCGGCGGGCTCTTTGATGTTCAAGGACAAACCGAACCGCGCGGCCATACAAGGGGCAGACCGGTCGGCCGGCTCAAGAGCTAACGGAGCAATCGTAGCCCGTACAGTGCAAGGCCTGCTCCCGAAACCAACAAATAACCCGGCCAAGTGCCGTGTTTTTGTCGGGAACGCATACAGAGTTTGATCTAACAGACCTTCGCAAGCAGCGCAAAACCGGACGCAGCGCGACAACAAGGCCCGCTCGGTGCAGAAAATCGGACTTCTAGACGTAAAACGGGGAAAATCGCTGAAAACACGCCAGGTAATCTTTGCGCGGACCAAAAGTCATCAGGCTCCGTGCACCTGGTGTTTCATCCCAATGATAAATCTCAAAGCGTGCCTCTCAGCTTCTGTCCTATCGTGATTGAAACGGTTTAAGAGCTAGTCCAGGGACCGCTTCATGCATGAAATGTCATTATGCGAAAACATCCTTGAAATCATAAACGCCCAGGCGGATCAGCAGGCCTTTTCCAAAGTGGATCTGGTACGTCTTGAGGTAGGCCCCCTGTCCGGCGTTGAGGTTGAAGCGCTTCGTTTCGGGTTTGACGTTGTCATGCGCGGCAGTGTTGCGGAAAAGGCCAGGCTTGACATCATCTGCCCGGAAGCCGCCGCCTGGTGTGCGTCGTGCAACAAAACGGTTTCCATCATCGAACGATACGATCCCTGCCCCGCTTGCGGAGCGGTCAACCTGCAGATCACCAGCGGCGGTGAATTGCGGATCAAGGAAATGGAGGTGTCCTGATGTGTACTGTCTGCGGATGCGGCGCCGGCGAAGCCAGGCTGGAAGGGTCCGAGAAGCCGGTGCCGGCGCATGAAGCCGGTCATCATCACCATGCGTCGGTGCATGGCGGCGCCCACCATCATCATTACGGAACCGGCGACGCCGGCGCTTCTGTTCCCGGCATGAGCCAAACCCGGATGATCCAGCTGGAACAGGACATATTGTCCAAGAACAATTCCTATGCCGATGCCAACCGCCGTTTTTTTGCCGAGCGGTCGATCTTCGCGCTCAATCTTGTGTCCAGTCCGGGCTCCGGCAAGACAGCCCTGCTGGTGGAAACGCTGAAGAGATTGAAGACGACCGGTGACTGCTATGTCATTGAGGGCGACCAGCAGACCAGCAATGACGCCGACCGGATCCGCGAGACGGGTGTCAGTGCAATCCAGATCAACACCGGCAAGGGCTGTCATCTCGATGGTCACATGATCGGACATGCGGTAGACGATCTGGCGCCGCGAGACGGAAGTCTGATCTTCATTGAAAACGTCGGCAACCTCGTGTGCCCGGCGGCTTTCGACCTGGGCGAAGCCCACAAGGTCGCGATCCTCTCGGTCACGGAAGGCGAGGACAAGCCGCTCAAATACCCGGATATGTTCGCTGCGGCCGATCTCATGTTGCTGAACAAGTCCGACCTACTGCCGCATCTCGATTTCGACGTGGAAGTGGCCAGGGAAAATGCCCTGCGGGTCAATCCGAACATCACCATCCTGACGGTCTCGGCCAAAACAGGCGAGGGCCTCGATCAGTGGCTTGGCTGGATCGAGGCGGCTCGCGCCATGCGACTGGCCGGGCATCCGGTTCTCGGCGCAGCGGAATAGGAGCGGTCCATGTGTCTGGCTATCCCGGCGAAAGTCACCGAGCTACTTGACGACGCCATGGCCGTTGTTGCCCTGGAAGGGATCAAGAAGAAGATCTCGACCGCCCTGGTGGAGGACCTCTCGGTCGGCGACTATGTGCTCGTTCACGTGGGCTACGCGCTCCACAAGGTCAGTCCGGAAGAGGCAAGCCGGACCCTGTCGCTCATGGCCGAGGCCGGCGTGTTGCAGGAAGAGCTTCAGGAAATCGCGGAGACGTCCCGATGAAATATGTCGACGAGTTTCGCGACCGGAACCTTGCGAAAACGATCGCAGAGGCGATCCGACAGGAGGCCGATCCCGCTCGCAGCTACAACCTGATGGAGTTTTGCGGCGGGCATACCCACGCCATTTTCCGCTATGGCGTCAAGGACTTGATGCCGGAAAACGTTCATTTCGTTCATGGCCCCGGGTGTCCCGTCTGCGTGTTGCCCGTGAGGCGCCTGGATGACGCTGTGGAGATTGCCGAACGCCACGACGTGATCCTGTGCACCTATGGGGACATGATGCGCGTGCCGGGCACCAGGCAGCGCAGCCTGATCAGGGCCAAGGCGGACGGCGCGGATATCCGCATGGTCTATTCGACCCTGGATGCACTCCACATTGCGCGGTCCAATCCCGATCGTCAGGTAGTGTTCTTTGCCATCGGTTTTGAAACGACGACACCGCCGACGGCGGTTGCCATCCGGCAGGCCGAGAAGGAAGGCCTCCGGAACTTTTCCGTCTTCTGCAACCACGTTCTGACGCCGTCTGCCATTGGCCATATTCTGGAATCGCCTGAAGTGCGAGACCTCGGCACGGTGCGGATCGACGGATTTCTGGGCCCCTCACATGTCAGTTCGGTCATCGGATCCGAGCCATACGAGTTCTTTGCCGAGGAATTCGGCAAGCCGGTTGTCATTGCCGGCTTTGAACCCCTGGATGTGATGCAGTCCACCCTGATGCTGGTCCGGCAGATCAACGAGGGCCGGCATGAAGTGGAAAATGAATACACGCGCGTGGTGACCCGCGCCGGCAACCTGAAAGCCCAGGCGCTTGTCTCGGAGATCTTTGAACTGCGTCGGAGTTTCGAGTGGCGCGGGCTTGGAACGGTTCCCTATAGCGCCCTGAAGATCCGGGCGCGTTTTGCTGCGTTTGACGCGGAAAAATGCTTTGCCGTGACCGAAAAGCAGTCACGCGAAGTCAAGTCCTGCGAGTGCCCAGCCATCCTGCGCGGCGTCAAGAAACCGACAGATTGCAAGCTCTTTGGCACCGTCTGCACGCCGGACACGCCGATGGGATCCTGCATGGTGTCCTCCGAAGGGGCCTGCGCCGCTTACTGGACCTATGGCCGCCACCGGCAGACAGCCCGCACGCGCCGGAAGGAGACTGCGGCATGAATGCGGTGACACCGGAAATCGGCAAGCGCAAAGGCGCCGTCGACATGGCCCATGGCGGCGGCGGCCGCGCCATGGCGGACCTGATCCAGGACCTGTTTCAGCGGCATCTGGGCAATCCGATCCTGGATCAGGGCAATGATGCCGCCCTGTTGGCCGCGCCTTCGGGCCGGCTTGTCATGTCTACCGATGGCCATGTCATCTCGCCGCTGTTTTTCCCGGGCGGCGACATCGGTTCCCTGTCGGTTCACGGCACCTTGAATGATGTGGCGATGGCCGGCGCGAGGCCGCTCTATCTGACGGCAGGCTTCATCCTGGAAGAAGGATTTCCGCTGGCCGATCTGGAACGCATTGTTGTCTCCATGGCACTTGCGGCCCGGGAAGCGGGTGTTCCCGTCGTCACCGGAGACACCAAGGTGGTCGAAAAGGGAAAGGGAGACGGGGTCTTCATCACGACGACCGGCCTCGGTGTCGTGCCTGACGGGGTTCATGTGTCTGCGGGA
This genomic interval from Labrenzia sp. VG12 contains the following:
- a CDS encoding HypC/HybG/HupF family hydrogenase formation chaperone; the protein is MCLAIPAKVTELLDDAMAVVALEGIKKKISTALVEDLSVGDYVLVHVGYALHKVSPEEASRTLSLMAEAGVLQEELQEIAETSR
- the hypD gene encoding hydrogenase formation protein HypD, with protein sequence MKYVDEFRDRNLAKTIAEAIRQEADPARSYNLMEFCGGHTHAIFRYGVKDLMPENVHFVHGPGCPVCVLPVRRLDDAVEIAERHDVILCTYGDMMRVPGTRQRSLIRAKADGADIRMVYSTLDALHIARSNPDRQVVFFAIGFETTTPPTAVAIRQAEKEGLRNFSVFCNHVLTPSAIGHILESPEVRDLGTVRIDGFLGPSHVSSVIGSEPYEFFAEEFGKPVVIAGFEPLDVMQSTLMLVRQINEGRHEVENEYTRVVTRAGNLKAQALVSEIFELRRSFEWRGLGTVPYSALKIRARFAAFDAEKCFAVTEKQSREVKSCECPAILRGVKKPTDCKLFGTVCTPDTPMGSCMVSSEGACAAYWTYGRHRQTARTRRKETAA
- the hypA gene encoding hydrogenase maturation nickel metallochaperone HypA; protein product: MHEMSLCENILEIINAQADQQAFSKVDLVRLEVGPLSGVEVEALRFGFDVVMRGSVAEKARLDIICPEAAAWCASCNKTVSIIERYDPCPACGAVNLQITSGGELRIKEMEVS
- the hypB gene encoding hydrogenase nickel incorporation protein HypB: MCTVCGCGAGEARLEGSEKPVPAHEAGHHHHASVHGGAHHHHYGTGDAGASVPGMSQTRMIQLEQDILSKNNSYADANRRFFAERSIFALNLVSSPGSGKTALLVETLKRLKTTGDCYVIEGDQQTSNDADRIRETGVSAIQINTGKGCHLDGHMIGHAVDDLAPRDGSLIFIENVGNLVCPAAFDLGEAHKVAILSVTEGEDKPLKYPDMFAAADLMLLNKSDLLPHLDFDVEVARENALRVNPNITILTVSAKTGEGLDQWLGWIEAARAMRLAGHPVLGAAE